cacaaaaccATCAACAAATATTCACTGAAAAAGTTAACCTAAATTATGTTTATACATTAATTCATACACTTTTCTTGAAGTAGAGTATTAAACATATAACTTTAACTCTTCTTTTTTCATAGTACAAGCTTCACCTCTATGAAAGAAGATTTGTTCCACAAGCCAATTTTTCAGCCATTATGgctgtataaaaattatttaaagaaaacaaaacgtTATTCTCATATAATTctcaaaaacttgaaatattttcaaatgataatatcattatacattattttgattgataatatATAAGTAGAGCAGTTTTATTGAGAATTAACTATCATAGGAGTCCTCACTATAAAAAGTTTCgcatttcgaggttatgtttttgacttTAGTTGATTGTTGTCTCTGCTACAcaattctaattttctttttttgtggtTTATATTTTGCTTAACGCTTTTTTTCTTTAACTAATCGCAGACTGTTTAGTCGAAGTAACTCCTTGATTATCTTTTAAACTTTGAGATTAGATTAAGTTTGCTTTGAGAAGCTGTCAACTCTATATGGCTCAATCACGGAAAATTTATCGCATTCGAAAGGTTTTAAGCTCTAAGTAATTGGAAAACCAAAATTACGAGAATGGGAATTGAGATAGAGTATAAATGGTTAACAACTCTATTTTTCGAAGACGACCAAGTTATTACAGCTTGCGATTAGAACGATGCAGATTATATACTAAGAAAATTGGGATTTCAATATGAGTATGTCAAAAACAGGTAGTTCATGTCATAgtttatttaagtaaaaataaaaacattgagatAGTTAAagtcaattaaattttatggaACGTATATAGTGAAActattaacaaacaaaatagttAATTGGACATTTTTGGAATTGTTTGAGCACTCCTAGGTTAATTGTAACCCGATAAAAACGGGTAAAAAAAGTcagaaatcaaattataattttttaaaaacattgcaagtacaaatattttttaaatcatatgaGAATTACTTCAAAATACCATTGTGTACATCTTTTCTAGGACTAGAATAAACACGTTAATATAATGTGGTCATTTTAAACTCCTTGTGGCCTTGAAGCAAACAACGCTTCAACAACGGTACTATCGGCTAAAGTACTAATATCACCAACATCTCTATCATTCAAAGCAATCTTTCTCAATATCCTCCTCATGATCTTACCAGATCTGGTCTTAGGTAAAGCAGGTGCGTTTTGTACGATATCAGGTTGAGCAAAAGGCCCTATCTTTTCTCTCacaatttgtttaatttcttttaCGAGTTGATCGTTAAATACGCCACCTTCTGTTGTTGTCACGAAGCAATAAAGACATTCTCCTTTTACCGGATGAGGTTTAGCTACCACTGCAGCTTCTGCTACCGAAGGATGTTCAGTCAAGATGGATTCTACTTCCGCTGTGGACATAAGATGACCAGATACATTTAGCATATCGTCTACACGGCCCGTTACCCATAAGTAACCATCAGCATCTCTTCTTGCAcctgaaattgagaaaaaaaagcATGTGGGTGAAATTAGTCATCCACTGATAATGAGGTTAAATGACATAGCTGGTAAATCATATATACTATCTAAAGTAGTTTGTGTTTTTCGTCCTTGTTATGCTAAACCGAAATGAATATTCCAAAGCCtttaaactatataaaaatagtgaTGTATTTGATGATTTATCTCATCTAGATGTTTTGCAACAGAAGTATAACTGAAGAAAAGTCATAAAGGAAAAGTTTATAACATGTAAAGAGATGAAGAGTAAGTTATATTCGGATCTACCTCAATTGAGGGAGGGatgtaaaaaatagtatttctttagtttcaATATGGTTCACTTTATTTATCTATGGGTTatgatgtctatgatagatctgtcatggatgtcacaaatgtcactgtcacaagtgtcaattttgattgattagaaTAAGATAATGGAGGTTAATTAATGTAGGTCAAGAAATATTGCTTATTCAAGAAAGAGTTGAAGAAAGAAACATCAAATGTCGtttctttgtttatttcaattaatttgaaaatcatattatttattcattaatccCAGATGTAGGTTTGTGcatgaaaatattgtattgaaactttttgtttgatatatacAGCTTTTGGAGATCAAAAAAAGTGGAttctttttgataattataaacagtttattttcggtgattgtttttgtaaaatgacCAACGACTATTCAAACAGTTTTTTAGATAACAGATTAAATAACTGCGTTAAACTAACTTACATTTTAAATGGGTTTATTATATCGTGAACATGTCACGAAATGGTCCTAACAACCCTTACAGTTTTGGTAAAGTGCGTTGAggattaattttatatctcagtgtatcaaaataaatCCTGGGTTCCACATAAATGTTGTCTAACATAACACCAAAGCCTCAAATACGATCAGAAAGTTTCTTCTCCGGAACTTAATAGGGTGTCTGAAGATAGTAacccaaatatttattgatacaaaGTGAGTTAAACGATTTAGTACGTGATTTAAATCTGTCTAAAAATCAGGGTGGGCTTTTGGGGGTCTAGATGAAACGATTGGAATTTACCTTCTtattacacaaaaattttttggatcttggatttattaaatatttaatatgatcCAGATTACTGGATATTGTTCATTTACTCAATTCGAATAATAtgatatataattgaatgtcattatcattttataaaacgtggaattttgattaaaacTGATAggcgaaaatatttttgaagaagaacAAGCTGAATTATTCCACACAATTATCCGATtccgataaaaatatttttcaataaagggCATACCATCTCCAGTACAATAATATCCCGGGAATTTCGTGAAATAGGTCGTTTCGTATCGATCGTGATTATTAAAGAGAGTCCTCATCAAACTAGGCCACGGACGTGAGAAAACCAAGTAACCTTCACCTTCGCCCTTTATTTCTTTCCCTGCTTCGTCCAATAGAACTGGTTGTACTCCGAAAAAGGGCACGGCctgaaaaacaatataaaacatGTACGTagattaaataatttgatgtgaaattttatttaatatgagAAATTAGATATAGAGATCTACTTTAAGTGTCTATATTTTCTTCATCCTATTTCgtcaataatttttagaaagttGATTCAAACTGgacatacatatttttaattagcaTTTTACAGTACAactgtttatattttcttaacaaaaagtttttgatggAATAgtaaatcgattaaaaaaacttatttggaTATATCTACTTATGCCAAGCCAACCATCGCACTGTCCACCGTCAACATGTAAATGACCATAGTATATCTTCATATGTATTCTACTAAATCAGtcctacatacaaaatatgAGGTACCTTGACATTACTTAATTGAATGTTTAGTTACAaggttttgttatttatttgcatttattttgttatttgttagcATCGCATTTCTAATGAAACGTGTGTATTAATTGACgagaattacacgtttttgataaATCATGGCTTTCGTCGGTAACAAACTCTTTGAGGCGTTCACACCGTTCATTTCGCCTAGTTTAAACTTAATAAACCTCTTCACGATAGTTCATTATCCAGGGGAAAAGTCCGAATAATGTTTATCAAACCGAGCCATTGcttcaatagtattttttgacaaaaaactttattaacacttatatatataatttacaaaCTAATAGTCTTAAAATTTACACACGTGTTACAACAAAGGTTAGAGCTAGTTGAAAATCAATAGATTCAATACTAGTACTGCCATCTGTGTATCAGCCTACGATCTTTTCGGGTGAGTTAAAtaagtttcaaatattacatTCCAACAGAAATTGTAAGTATAAATGTAATCGATTCTCAGGGATGATTAAAGGTTATTACATACATGTTTACCTTCtatttatagataataaatttgtcttattatttcaataattcaatagaaataataataattgtggtTATTACCAATAATTTGAGGATTGTTAATGTTTCTAATAACCAGAAGCTATTCGTTATAATGGTTGATAATGAACACAGTTTTTGcgatttttttttagtaatggtataatagaaaattattgttatgGTTTACGTCGTTAATAATGCTacaattttgagtatttttccTTAATGTATTTATGAGAAATATGATTCACTTATATGACGGATATTTTACACCGTTGCCAAGTTGTATATGTTTTCAGTTGGCACGATTACATTCAATTTAACTAAGAGGAAATAGGTTaagaaatttttagattttaagTTTACATGTTCCATGTCAGATCTAGATTATAATTTCCCAAACTCTCTTTCAGCtagttatgaaaataattaattatattttatacatcGAGAATCACGACACGAATGTAGTTTCCCCTGATATACGagtaataatttcatttacataTTTGATATTGGGTGTCAAAATGCAGtgaataaagtaattttttcaatcctCAATCTAACATTACAACGGAAGGACAGTCATTATTCTTAAAAACAACACCCAATGTTAAACGAACGAGAATTTCCGCGTATAGTGGAACGTACCTATTTTAATCAGTTGCTGCAAGTGTTTctataaatgtcaaaattgtaAACAGGCTACAAGGTACATCATATTAAAGTATGTCCGTCGAAATGTGTTTTCAtgattatgatattaaatttttaactcTCTCTACAGGGaaatctaagaaaacagctgaGTACTTTTTAAGATTGCAAGGTGATCCAATGACCGCTGAAAATTATAAGGACAAACTTATAACTTTAGAAGGAGTTGGCCCCTTTTCATTAGATGAAAAGAACTTTAGTCAGAATCCTGTTCATTTTCCACCAATTTCCAATATGGATATTATCGAATACTTGGTATTAATAACATGTTTCTACAcctagaagaaaaatttgaaagcttAAGTGCTTTTAAATTCTTGGATTTATAACCACTATCTATGTATTGAAGTTTAAGAgcaatattgtttttaaatctaTAGTCTCGTgtataaaataactaaaattaccCAGTCCTAAAGAGATTGGAGTTAATTAGAGTAGAAAATGAAACTTACAATgaatgaagaaaacaaaattcatttagATGTTTAACGATAATCAGACTTCAGTGAAAACACGTGTAGGTGCATTCTGGAAATAGAGTATTAATTTCAATAGGTACTAGAAGCCTTTTTGAGTCTAATCatctagaaaatttaaaatagtatGTTGAAATTCATTTACTAAGCACAAAACTAcatagttaataaaaaaaacaacaaaattatgtTTCTGGGAAGAAATTTTGGACTTCTTCAAGTAGCAACTCTTTAAGAAGGTCTTTTGCAATAAAGCTGAAAATAGTGAGGTCTAAAAACCGATTAATAACTTTACAAAGCAAATAAATCtgctataaaaagtttttgttttgtttattatgtgtttttttcttcaattccttTGATTATGAGAAATTAAATGGTTAAATAGTGTACAGAGGTCGAGTCATAATTTTGTTCTCTAATTAATAAATCTTTAAGCTTCAGCATCGAATTTAAGTAGCTATTCGACAAATATAGTACAAAAACACTTACAGCTGATCCAGGTTTCATAGGTATGGCTCCTGGTAATGGAGTCAAAACGTGTCCGCCAGTTTCTGTCTGCCAAAATGTGTCTACAATAGAACATCTTCCTCTTCCAACGAATCTGTAATACCACAACCAGGCCTCAGGATTGATAGGTTCTCCTACGGATCCCAGAACTCTTAACGTCGAAAGATCGTGCCTGAAAagttatatttatgtatatattttatatttgttaagtAATTAACTTACTTTGTAACCAGATTTTCATCGAATTTCATCAAAGCTCTAATAGCAGTAGGTGCTGTGTAAAATTGACTGACTTTATACTTGTCCACAACCGACCAAAAGCGATCATTTTCAGGATAAAAAGGAGTCCCCTCGtactaaataaacaaaatacgtCAAAGTATCTAACAATAACAAAAGATCATTATTCCGGTCACACATTAcgtattcaatatatttatgcAGTAATTATACGtcttaatattttgatttaccTCAATGCTAATGCTTAGCGTAATTTTTACAAGTtaacaatgaagaaaatatgtcattatatcaaataacaatatttgttATTCTAATCCaagtactaaaattttattactcaattatttaaaattattatccaAACTAGATTCATGATTTactatgtaaatatatatttatatatatatacaagggtcttgtgatacggcagGTATTATGGtagtatttacattgttgtcagatctttcctttttccggaaaaataatgaattttgttatttcaaatgaatcaccgtattatattttgtgtttttgagaAATACTCagtatttttcatctaatgtttcCAATACCTAAATGCTATTTGACGTTTCATAAAAATTactattgttgaagtttattaaacgtcacaaatttaataatttatatcctaaccgaaatcccataacaagatttACTGTCAGTAAATGAGTAAACAACCGCGTTGAAAATTtaacgtgataataaattccatccatacaaagtaacgttggttcaagggTTGTCAGATGATGATTCTGTGAAGAGTTGCAGACCCAATAAAAAGTATCACAATCAAAacgattgaaatttttttggtaatgttatgttttgcgatgaagccattattgtagatactggtcacgtaacaatcctcgttggatatGCGAATCCCGCACCTAATATCCCGAACAAAATAATTGAGGGTAAATTAAATGGTCCGGCGTATtaagatttattggaaaatagtattatacctgagatggttcggatatttccaaatccaagtaagtattttcaattacatttaaaaaaatcttcattattagaaattttcggggaaaaacaatattccaaaagacaatatttggctacaacaagatggtaCCCCATCTAACTATGCGTGTATGGTGAGgcaatatttaaataaagtgttttccagaagatggattggaaggcgtggttttatcgaatggccccagcgatttataaaacaaaatctgCCAATATTgaggaattaaaagataggattaccacagaaATAAGAATTGAACAGTCAGGGatatgttgcaaaatgtattgcaaagttttaaaaatcgcatggttCTATTtaagtaaatggacaacattttgaacAATTACGAGTACATGAAAGAGTTCAGTAGGTAGTAAAgaactaaatttattattcatatataattttcaattaaataatatttgattaaccATCCTTACCAATACTGATGTTGCTGCGTTCGCCAAAGGTCCGTAGACGACGTAAGTATGTCCAGTAATCCAACCAATATCGGCAGTACACCAATACACATCATTAGGTTTGTAATCAAAAACGTATTTGAAAGTAGTGGCAGCATATATCATATAGCCTCCTGTCGTGTGCAATACTCCTTTCGGTTTACCAGTCGACCCACTGGTATACAACATAAAGAGCGGATCTTCAGCTTCCATCCATTCTGGATAACAGCTGGTAGACGCTTGAGGAACTACATCTTGCCAGAACACATCTCGTCCTGGTGTCATGGGCGtctgaaaaaagtttaatcCACCATTTTCATAATGAATCTACGGTAAGGGTCGGCGGGCTACATGTAGCCATCCAGCTCTTCAGTTggcaaatattattgattttatcaaagaaaaatattcaaaaatcgttCTTGAATCTATAAACGATTCCTTCCCCGTGACACACGCCAAGGATTGCATCTGGAGAATTATTTAGTGGtttcaaaaacttgaaaaagatTTGCCATTATCCTCTAAAATCGTAAAAGATAATATAGAATGAGAGCTAAAAACAGAGAAAAGAAAGGAAAATGAAGACTAGTAGCAGCTGAAGGAAAAGTCCACGAAGACGGTTCCagtttatgtagaaaaaagAGACaaaggtaaggttaggttaggttaagttttgCACCCACTAGACCGATGGGACTAGAAGCTTAAAATGGTACAttaggaaaaattaaaaatacgaaGCTTAGAACGGAAACAAAATATGAAGGGATGACCCCCAGGTGAGACATATTCCATCAAGGCCATAGAAGAATTCTATCCTAAAAGATGGAATTCTGTTTTAGGTTAAGTTGGATTGGTACTGagtacactgtttacaccaacactcacaattacactgcctaaCGCGCGCTTCGTTAACccagttatcgtcttcagagactgaatgtAAACTGGTAGGGTTGGTTAGGTTTTGCATCCACTAGACCGATGGGAATAGTGAGTTGAAGATACAGAAGCTTAAAATGGTATattgggaaaaattaaaaatacgaaGCTTAGAACGGAAACAAAATATGAAGGGATGACCCCCAGGTGAGACATATTCCATCAAGGCCATAGGAGAATTCTATCCTAAAAGATGGAATTCTGTTTTAGGTTAAGTTGGATtggtactgaacacactgtttacaccaacactcacaattacactgcctaaCGCGCGCTTCGTTAACccagttatcgtcttcagagactgaatgtAAACTGGTAGGGTTGGTCAGGTTTTGCATCCACTAGACCGATGGGAATAGTGAGTTGAAGATACAGAAGCTTAAAATGGTATattgggaaaaattaaaaatacgaaGCTTAGAACGGAAACAAAATATGAAGGGATGACCCCCAGGTGAGACATATTCCATCAAGGCCATAGGAGAATTCTATCCTAAAAGATGGAATTCTGTTTTAGGTTAAGTTGGATtggtactgaacacactgtttacaccaacactcacaattacactgcctaaCGCGCGCTTCGTTAACccagttatcgtcttcagagactgaatgtAAACTGGTAGGGTTGGTCAGGTTTTGCATCCACTAGACCGATGGGAATAGTGAGTTGAAGATACAGAAGCTTAAAATGGTATattgggaaaaattaaaaatacgaaGCTTAGAACGGAAACAAAATATGAAGGGATGACCCCAGATGAGACATATTCCATCAAGGCCATAGAAGAGTTGTACCCTAAAAGATGGAATTACGAAAAGTTCTTTCTTATCATAGAATTTGTTAGGTGCCGACCAATCAACACTATTTCGAAGAATTTAAAACTTTCTGGGTAGTAAAAACAATTGTTTGTTCAATTTAAAGATGTtagaatgaatatttcaaagtGTTAATGTTAATCTATCAAAAACTAACCTTATTACTGTTGTAAACAGAACCTTGAGGTGAAGTTACCCTGCCTAAATGCGCCACTACGACACAACTTTCCACATTGTGACCTTTCTGAGAACACTTAATCATAGCTTGATCACAAATGGCCTTGAgatgtaataatttttctccTCTCCATGCTCCATCCGCAGTTACTAGCACCCTAGCTTCACAATCTAATATCCTTTCGGCAAAAGAATCTGCTGAAAATCCTGCAAACTAGAATTTATAGGATAACAATAGTAATCATCTCGAAATATGAACACGACTTACTACTAGGGAATGTATCGCTCCTATTCTAGTACATGCTAGCATTGTTATCACAGCTTCTAATATCATGGGCATATATACAGCGACCCTATCGCCTTTTTGGATTCCTTTGCTTTTGAGAACATTCGCGAATCTACATACTTCTTCTAACAGTTTTTTGTAAGTTAGTTTACTGTAATCTTCTGGATGATTACCTTCCCTGAAAACCACGAGATAAATTTTGTGGTATAAACAATATTTGGACTATCATACTACTCCTAGAACTAAAATGTATGTTTAGTTCAATAGAACAGGTCCTTAAATGCAATAAACAGAACAAATCAAGTCGTAAATTTTACACctgaattataataaataaaaagttttctttattattaaaagtttaaaaatttaggGTGGCTAGAGTATAGGGGATGATTTAAAAACTTTGTCGATAATAAATTAgagtttaaaaatcaatttctaatcGTTTTGATCAATATAATAATGTATCGTATTATTTACTAAGAGATCTTTCATTTCATTGAATGTCaacaaacttttttaaagaatttgggGGTGGTGCTTCGAGTTATTTCATGATTTAGTATCCGGCACAGAGTAGAAGTATATAAAAAACCccaaaatatgtatataagtTGTATCCCTGAAAAGTTGTAGGGCCTCAAAATATggccaaaaatttcgaaaaaaaaatctttcaactCAAAAAAGTTGGTTATTAGCGATTGATTTGGCAATATACACAACTTGTTAATGAAAGACTTATTTAACATTCTTTCCTAGTAGGGTTTTTATGTCATTTGGAAAATTACATTGTTGTCTTTGTGACGCGTATAATGTACAATCTAAAAGTGTAGTTTTACAGTAAGTTTTATTGTGACTTATTCTTAGTCTGGTTACTAATAGTTGTTTTGGGGCGGTTACTGCATATTCGCCACCACTGTTCAAcaatttcctttatttattttagttttcgAAATGATCCTTCCTTCACATCACTATATACTGCACTATTCACTAAACGTACATCACTGCAAACCGTATCTGATATctaagttattattttatattagatgCAATCGTTTCTCGATTTTTAGTTCAAGAGGGTTGTTGGTATAGGCTTTTCAAGGAGTCTGTTATAATTgcatttatttgtaaatttgatGATTGAATTTATGGAAGTTAGAATACATGGAGAGTTTCAAGTGAAAGTTCTGATATATTAGAGATATTCAAACTTTTGTCAATTCCCAGAAGGTATATCTATATTTAATTGTAGAATTTAGTTTTCGAAATGATCCTTCCTTCACATCACTATATACTGCACTATTCACTAAATGTACATCACTGCAAACCGTATCTGATATctaagttattattttatattaaatgcaATCGTTTCTCGATTTTTAGTTCAAGAGGGTTGTTGGTATAGGCTTTTCAATGAGTCtgttataattacatttttttgtaaatttgatgATTGAATTTATGGAAGTTAGAATACATGGAGAGTTTCAAGTGAAAGTTCTGATATATTAGAGATATTCAAACTTTTGTCAATTCCCAGAAGGTATATCTATATTTAATTGTAGAATTTAGTTTTCGAAATGATCCTTCCTTCACATCACTATATACTGCACTATTCACTAAATGTACATCACTGCAAACCGTATCTGATATctaagttattattttatattagatgCAATCGTTTCTCGATTTTTAGTTCAAGAGGGTTGTTGGTATAGGCTTTTCAATGAGTCtgttataattacatttttttgtaaatttgatgATTGAATTTATGGAAGTTAGAATACATGGAGAGTTTCAAGTGAAAGTTCTGATATATTAGAGATATTCAAACTTTTGTCAATTCCCAGAAGGTATATCTATATTTAATTGTAGAATTTAGTTTTCGAAATGATCCTTCCTTCACATCACTATATACTGCACTATTCACTAAATGTACATCACTGCAAACCGTATCTGATATctaagttattattttatattagatgCAATCGTTTCTCGATTTTTAGTTCAAGAGGGTTGTTGGTATAGGCTTTTCAATGAGTCtgttataattacatttttttgtaaatttgatgATTGAATTTATGGAAGTTAGAATACATGGAGAGTTTCAAGTGAAAGTTCTGATATATTAGAGATATTCAAACTTTTGTCAATTCCCAGAAGGTATATCTATATTTAATTGTAGAATTTAGTTTTCGAAATGATCCTTCCTTCACATCACTATATACTGCACTATTCACTAAACGTACATCACTGCAAACCGTATCTGATATctaagttattattttatattagatgCAATCGTTTCTCGATTTTTAGTTCAAGAGGGTTGTTGGTATAGGCTTTTCAATGAGTCtgttataattacatttttttgtaaatttgatgATTGAATTTATGGAAGTTAGAATACATGGAGAGTTTCAAGTGAAAGTTCTGATATATTAGAGATATTCAAACTTTTGTCAATTCCCAGAAGGTATATCTATATTTAATTGTAGAATTTAGTTTTCGAAATGATCCTTCCTTCACATCACTATATACTGCACTATTCACTAAACGTACATCACTGCAAACCGTATCTGATATctaagttattattttatattagatgCAATCGTTTCTCGATTTTTAGTTCAAGAGGGTTGTTGGTATAGGCTTTTCAATGAGTCtgttataattacatttttttgtaaatttgatgATTGAATTTATGGAAGTTAGAATACATGGAGAGTTTCAAGTGAAAGTTCTGATATATTAGAGATATTCAAACTTTTGTCAATTCCCAGAAGGTATATCTATATTTAATTGTAGAATTTAGTTTTCGAAATGATCCTTCCTTCACATCACTATATACTGCACTATTCACTAAATGTACATCACTGCAAACCGTATCTGATATctaagttattattttatattagatgCAATCGTTTCTCGATTTTTAGTTCAAGAGGGTTGTTGAGAGTTTCAAGTGAAAGTTCTGATATATTATGAAGGCTGGCGTCTTTCCCTTGTtaaagatattcaaaattgtgTCAATtgtcttatatttttgaaaactatctGATTAAAGAATAGTCGACTCCGTTCCCGAATTCGAACGAGCTTTGATATCTGTTTGCTATTATAGTTTGGATGTTCATGATTGCTCATTATAGTACTGGCATATAACAACGTTAGGTATTGTTTTCATTCAGCTAGTGATGGCTCTCCTAGTTGTACTTGTAAACTTTCGATTGGAGATGTTCTGTAACTCCAGTGGTATCTAAACATAGGCGATGGACTCATAATCGATCCTAGATATTATGTCTGTAGATTGAGAGTGAAGTCTCTGTTTGAGAGAACTTTTAATAGGTTTAGTTCTTGCTGACATCTGACGACAAGATCCTTAGTGTGTTCGGTGTTCGTTCCAATTTAATTGCGAGTCGAAGATTATTCCCAGAAATGTGATTTTTGATACATATCCGAGAGGAATACCATTTAGTTCTGTAGAGTTTTGGTCTACCTCTCATTTAGACAACATTATGAATTTGGAAAATCGCAGTCTCTGCACcatttttcaagtatatttaTGTGATTATACTTAACCACATCATCTGTTTGTAGTTATCAAGTATAGAGTTACACTGCGGCGTTCCACTTCTATTATTCAGGAAATTGCGAATGAAAACTAGCTTGTGACCATTTATGTTCCATTCTTTCAAGGTTTTTACTATGTTGGGCCTCCACGCGGTATCGAAGgttttgtttatgtcaaaaaatacaGCTATGCATTTCTGATTGTTTGCTAAAGCCTCATTTATATCACTTTCTAGATCTATAATTTTGTACATTGTGCTTTTGTGTTTTCTAAAACCGGTCA
This DNA window, taken from Diorhabda sublineata isolate icDioSubl1.1 chromosome 4, icDioSubl1.1, whole genome shotgun sequence, encodes the following:
- the LOC130442375 gene encoding acetyl-coenzyme A synthetase, with product MPSEKSVYYPDPTVTKNAFVSSLSQYKDMYQASIDNPDEFWGNIARQFHWETPIDYDKFFRYNFDITKGPIFTKWMDGATTNISYNLLDRNVRNGHGDKVAFYWEGNHPEDYSKLTYKKLLEEVCRFANVLKSKGIQKGDRVAVYMPMILEAVITMLACTRIGAIHSLVFAGFSADSFAERILDCEARVLVTADGAWRGEKLLHLKAICDQAMIKCSQKGHNVESCVVVAHLGRVTSPQGSVYNSNKTPMTPGRDVFWQDVVPQASTSCYPEWMEAEDPLFMLYTSGSTGKPKGVLHTTGGYMIYAATTFKYVFDYKPNDVYWCTADIGWITGHTYVVYGPLANAATSVLYEGTPFYPENDRFWSVVDKYKVSQFYTAPTAIRALMKFDENLVTKHDLSTLRVLGSVGEPINPEAWLWYYRFVGRGRCSIVDTFWQTETGGHVLTPLPGAIPMKPGSAAVPFFGVQPVLLDEAGKEIKGEGEGYLVFSRPWPSLMRTLFNNHDRYETTYFTKFPGYYCTGDGARRDADGYLWVTGRVDDMLNVSGHLMSTAEVESILTEHPSVAEAAVVAKPHPVKGECLYCFVTTTEGGVFNDQLVKEIKQIVREKIGPFAQPDIVQNAPALPKTRSGKIMRRILRKIALNDRDVGDISTLADSTVVEALFASRPQGV